The nucleotide sequence tttttgttttaagcaagatTAAAAGTGGTATTGTATCATTCTGATTCGGTGACATTCCAACTATGTTGGCATCCCAAAAAAACATTAATCATTTACAGCATCTTCAAAAGTATTATTAttcaataagaaaaaagaaaacaaaggtGAGGGCATAAACCAAATCCATCAAAACAAAGCTATCGGGAACGATTTTCTAAAAAggagtatttttttctttgaaaaatattagGCAATGTGCAATTTGTACCTTGCAGCATTAAGTTATTTCAatgatttatattataatatggTGCCAAATACTTGTATGGAACTTGTGGTCTTCTATACTCATCCTTTTTGACAGAAATGTGTACTTTTAAACTAtactatttaaataaaaaattgacttaatgagttttttttttacaagtaatttatatttcttaatcACTATCCTACAATTAGAGTATTGAATTTGGTAAAACCccggaaaaagaaaaaagaaaacttcagcatttgtttttctttgacaagattatatttttgttgaaatccTTGACAAGAGCTTAAGATGGAggtcccctcaaaaaaaaaaaaaaaaaaaaacttaaaagatggAGGAATCATCACCGACAATTATTATGATTAAGcgtcaaaataaaaagatataaaatgttGCACGCTTGCAAAATGTCAAGCCCTAACAAATAAAGGATGGTCCCATTCGGTACGAGGCTATTAGAAATGAGTTACCTTTTGGCCAATGCCTATAATTCTAGGCATACTTTATGAATTAAAATgtgcaaataaaacaaaagaaaacgcGTTGGCGTAAAGGAAAATTCGctatatcatttattaatatCACACACTAAAGTGGTAGGTGGTACCAGTCATGAGGTAGTACTCATTAATCACTCattgcaaaacttcaaaacaaacaaaaaaaatttaaaaattataggACTCATTAACATTATAAATTTGATCTCACATTTGATGtcgtttatattttgttatattttttaaatgagtgAGGATCCGTTGATACCATGTGTAAGTCTAACAACCTACACCAAATCTTAGCCATTAAATTAAACTAATCCAACGACTTATATTTGACAAATTAAAAGGAATCAAAAGTGAGACACATGCAATTCcctctcctccttcttctttcaTAGTTTCCCAAATTTGCAGCAGAAATTTTGATCCATTCCTTCTTCTCCTCTAAccgtaattttattttttttgggttgaaATCATTCTTTCCAAAGTGCTCGTTTTAGATCTTCCATTAGACACAAACAAATCGGCTAGAGATTTTGATGCATATATTTAGACTAAATTCATGTCAATTTGTGGTTTATTTACCCGTTAATGAATGAGATGGAATAAGACAATCAAGCTGTAAATATCACTTCCTCTGATCCAATCTCTTTCTTGGTCTATTTCAAAATTGAGATTGTTTGCCACCAGCGCTTTAAGTAAATTTAGGGCTAATCTTCCTAgaaatattaattcatacaataaacaacaacaaaaaagaaaaacaacaaacgATGcataaaaaaaccataattaaTTTGATAGGATTTCAATGTTTTGGATCAGAAGTTATACGTTTGTTTTTGGCACTTGGAGTTTGGAGGGCCGAAAGGATTGCTCAAGAAAGAGGAAACATTGAAAAGCATCTCACAGTAATTGTAGCATCTATAATTTGAACCATTAGATTAATTAGATCTAATGGTTGAGTTTCGActtacacctggtgtcaacggatcctgccTCTTTTTAAATATACATAAGTTGTGTATGtaaaattgatgttcaaatatatAGTACAACTGATAAATAAAGTTTGTTTTGTCCCATAAgtgtagctcagttggtagctaTCAGAGATAATTTGTGCAGTGGTTGGGGTTCAAATTCCGAATTCTCCACTTCTTCACACATAATGTGTGTGACTCTAGCCACTAAgtctacttgaccaaaaaaaaatgtttgttttttcttaaatatttattttttgattaaattactTGTATTTTGTAAGTGATACCCTTAATTGTCTATTATTTTAGAACACCAATTTCATTttacaataaataactaagaatattataagtttaagattttttttttttgtttgaaggatGGTAGAACTAAGAATATTATTagtaaaagaataattaatgtaacttagatttttgaaaatgacatAAATTGTACGATTTTTTTAACTAACACTTCAAAAGGAATTGGGGGAGTAACAATGTACCACGCTATGCTGCTAAAAGTCTAAAACATATTGAACAATCttctattgaaaatataaacaacataaagaactaaatataaaacaaaatctaGTAATTTTTTAAACATGAATCGAGGAAAGAGGAGAAAAAGCCAGTGATTCTGCAAATGCAAATACTGCCCTTGAAGAATTGAAATTAATACAATGGGCATCCACAAGTAGAAAGGCTAAAGGAGCCTAATACTGATATTTCACCtcgaggaaaaagaaaaaggaaggaaaagCATTGTATTATATAAacatccttttattattaaatattaggATCCCTAGcttatgtatatttttatttataaaatgaatgaatgaacggCCATGGATGAAGCACTTAAATATTAATCATCAAGAGGCATCTTCTCTTTATGCTTTGTAAAGGAGCTAAACTTTAAGGTAAATATATCataatatttttgtctttatGTAGGTTTAGGTTTGAGTGGGTTACGGACGGAAGTGACTCATTGGCGTAtggtttaattattatatcaagatatatattattattaagatGAGAAGGTAAGCTACTAATACTCTTCTTTGGCACTCCCTTCCCTTTTTTGGCACTCCCTTCCCTTTTGACATTATCTTTATCATCTTTATAAAAGAAAGTATAATAGATAGATGATTGAAAAATGAGGGACAATATGGTCATTCAAAGATGAAGATTTAGCGTCTGTTTGGTACGGTGTTTGATGGAAATCACGACAAAAAATTACGTTAGCGAAGAAGTTAGTATTTGGAGCTTCTAAAAATCACGACAAAAACGCATCAGGAAGCATGCAAACGTGCTTTTGTGTATTGCAAACGGGAAATCAAACAAACACCACTTGTATACCATTAAGgtaccaatgttatataacattgattAATAAGAGTGTGCCACATATCAATGTTATTTTAtaagtgttttattttatatatgttttttaaagTGTGTGCCACATGGCACATCTTAATTGGctaatgttatataacataatGGTACACAGGTGCTATCCGAAATCAAACACACgcttatatgatttataagaataaaatattaatatttgtcacaaaaaaaaaaagaataaatattaataataccTGTTGGTGTTGATGGTGAAGGTGGAGTTGGGGTTGAGGAGGTGGAGATTGGAGCATGGGGCGTACAGGTTGAGCATGAGTAGGAGTATGCAATTGTCCAAACGTTGAAAACAAACCCCTCATCTGCATCGAATCCCTATCCTGCAAGAGACAAACCATATAACTTCAAATTACATAAATCCATAAATAACAATACTCTCTTTTCTATTCACATTGAgagatataattttctttttgcttaaaCTCGATATAGTTTAAACACTCACACACATTGTACACCATTCAATAATTTGTGCTAGACTTTGCTTATTAAAAAGTTTGTAAAAAACTCAATACTTAATAATATCTATTTTATATAAAGTAACTCttgatatatatagtttttttttctaaattgaaaatgaaaaaaattattaaatgacACTTAGATAAGTTGATACAatatacatattaaaaaaatgagatcaaacaaattatatttaaacaAGCAttatacaataaaatgtaatagAAAAGTGGAGAGACATGAACACCTAATAACAATAACCAAAACCAAATGTTTTGGCATAACTTCTTGTCTTACATAAACTGCATGCATATACTCTGACATCCCACCCAGCACTATTAACTAATCACTTAACCCCCAAGATATGATTCaagattaattatatttatttgtaaaaaaaaaaaaagtaactttttttaataaatatacaaTAGCTAAGATATACTATGTGACATtaataatatgattaatttttatttttatttaagaagaATAATCTACGAAGCAGAGACACTTTTTGGATCCGACATCAACACATATAATTATactaaattatatgattttcttaaattattagttGTATCGGTATGCCCGTGTTTATATCTGTGTTTCATAGAGaataatatgattaattaaataataaaagagaatGAAAACATACAGTGATTCCCGGGGTAGAAGAAGGTGAAGAAGaagtgatattgttgttgttgttatgattATTGATATCATGTAGACGAAGATGatgatggttgttgttgttgttattggtaATATTTCCTTCAACATCAACAACGTTATCAACAAACCGTGTTCCATCTTGATGCTGCCTGAGAAACCCATGATGATTTTGCTCCAAATTCAACCCTAATGGCATtattcctcctcctcctcctctcaAAGAACCACCATGAGGTGTGGACCCTAATTGCAACACTCCTCCATATCCAACTCCGTTCTCAGGCACTGCTAAGATCTGCTCAAAGAAATCATCACCTAATCCTTCTGAACAATTACCAGCCATGTCTaagattcttttcttttttcagctAGGTTATTAGTTTTGTGTAGTGGTAGTGTAACCTTTTTCAATACTGCAGCATTTGTTCTATTGTCAAGTGTGAAAATGGAAAACACAAAAAGCAGGAAACAAGGAGAGATGTTTTCCTTACGTGGTGTGTGTGAAACCCTAGGACCTGAAAATGGAATAGAATTTAAGGGTATGCTTCCCAAGAAtgtcttgttttgttttgtagcTTAATTAGAAGATTGATTATGGAAGAAATCAATAAACTAAAACAAGTGAGtgagaaagaagaaggagagaagagaaagagaagagagtgGTGGTGTAAGCTTTTTCAGCTTTTTGTTCTTATGGAGTTCTGAGAAAATGGTGAGTGCGCTATGGttttaaaaagactaaaaacgACGTGAGAGAAAGATGAGAAGACCCGCAAAACTAAAGAAATACAAGTACTATAAAGCAAGATATTATAGAGAAGAACAAAACGGCAAAACTATTTTGGGTTGAGAAAACGTTTCGGTTTTTGATACGTGCACGAACACGCtctctttaatttcttttcttaaatGAGTACTAGTAGTAAAGAAATATTGTAATGATAATTACAAAATTTAGCATTATTGCAAATTAAGATATTATCATTGTTGTTGTAATTAGAGTGCCCTTCGTACTCGTGAATTTAGTTCAATTCGTAAATTTAGGGTTTAACTTCCGACCATCAACAATAAAAATAGGAATGcacttccgtttctttttaCTATTGTTATGTTATAAAGTCTCACgataatttttgtcaaaaaaaagtctCACAGTAATCTTTTCTTTTACCGACACATTTGTACTATTGAGGTGTAACTGACTAtctattttgtgatttttgtctATCCACAACACTCTAATTTGAAATCTATTGTTGAGAGTTAGGTGATGAAGGAATTAAGAATTAGATATACATTTAGAAATTGTGTTATTTCTCATTTTATAAGTTGGTTTTGTTGGTTTGAGTTTGacatatataattcaaattCTACTATCTAATGTCAAAGTTTATCTAAGATCATCAGGACGCCTATTATTAACATGGGCATACTCCAGATGATCGATCATGACACGATCCACATTTATTTGATCATACTCCATATTATGATCAATCATGAGCATGACATAATGTgttaaaagtttcaaatttgATAAGATAAAATTTGAATATGTGCGTATATAAGAGGAGATAAATGTCACCTTACATGTCATTTTATAAGATTGAATTAAGATCAATCCAAATTTAAATATCTATCATTGATCACATAAGAGCATCTATAATAAAGATCTCCATCTTGTTTTAGGGAATAAAGTTCTCCATCTTAGATGGTGATTAAATGGATCTTTTATCGACACTTTATTTTGTAAAGTTATGTTAGACTCACTTCATATTTAACATTGACCACTTAAAAGCATCCACAATAATGTTATTTAGACCATCTCCAATAGAAGAGGCTTAGCTCATTAAGCCTTAGTATCCAATAGGTACTCCCACTAGggagaaaatataaatggtGTTTACAGAGCAAGAGAGCTCAACTAAAGTAATCTCTCTTCTAGGAACCTACAATTTGTTAatgttaaaatatcaaaatgcaatgatataaaattttcttttactgACAATATGATATAGAGTTAGTGATAATTGATAAAGTTACTAATAagactcatttaaaaaaaatttaagacgTGCTTGGTTGGTACGATTAAGTgttattattgaaaattataaatgagtgatTTATACAAATAGACCCATTAAATATTCAAAGTGGATGTCATTTAAATGAATCTTGTATGTACAAGtcacttatttcaatatatgtttatAGGATGACTATATGGTTATTTTctctagttttttatttttttattttctctagtTATCAATGACACGTATCAATGATTTATAAgtatttagattattttttaaacaaagctAGCTTTTCTATGTCACAAAGTTTTCCTTTTTACCAAAGATGGGacaaaagtttaagtataactttatttacttttttattttgagataaAAGTTAAGTACTTAGATCTTATATGGTTAGTAATCTTTAATCGATTCAAAAATAtactatataaaaattatttatgaaatgaaagtgGTATACAGCACATCATACTTTATAAGAAACTAGGTCCAGTGTATCATTGTTAAAACATATTAATAAACCATTCATACATAAGTCAATGATGAATCATTAAGTTGTAGGTAATTGCTTTCTACATGCTTTAATATTATAGTTTGTCGTGCCAGCATATGTAttgtttgttcttttcttttgatatttCCTAAGAGACGTGGTCTAGAAATCATATATATACTTCCTGAAAAAATTAGTGAggataatatattatttttttggtaaattaaaatattattttataaatatattctaatgaaatattttctgtTGTTTATTAGTGACTATTCTTTGTCGAAAAATTTATTCTATAAACAAGATAAATTATGTCCttacaaacaaattttcttTACTTTATATATAAGAGTTAGGGTTAAATCATGTAACACTTACCTTAGGTGATTGGGTTCCCTATCATAACACAATAAGTTTGTACTGTTCTTATGtactatacatttttttctatatTGTTTCCCATAAACTAAAGTAGTTGATTTTTTCTAGTTGCATCCCAAAAGATGTAACTAAAAATTCACGGGGCGTAActaggagaaaaagaaaatcaaagtagtttgattaataaataaattcaaatatatttttatcccAATTATTAACTCCTCATTAATATTTGACAAAAGTAGTGATAATAGGGAGAATACTATGTAAGTGGAGAATTACCAATCTAAAAAGATAAGCTAATTTTGTTGCTCATCATCACTAACAAGGATGACATAATTTTATGCTAATTGTTGTGTATTTGATTGCattttatattgtatttttcacattttgatgaatgaaatgatataactttgttattgttccttaaaaaaaaaaaaaaaagttatatcaaTTTTAAATCACTTAAATCAGTTGTATTTTCAGCAATGGAAATGACTAATTTAAACGAGGCACACACTCTTTTGGGAAATGGTGTAGTACGCCTTATGCATTATCTAACTATAtaatgttttaacaaaatgctTAACAATAAAGCGCCCATGGCCTAATGGATAAGGCGCTTGACTTCTAATCAAGCGATTGTGGGTTCGAGTCCCACTGGGCGtgcttttttatttggtttttttttctaaattaccaagtttttttctaaattacctttgaagaatggtgagtaatttacccaccaatcaatgaaaatgagcaatttactggtggggtcaagatagttcatggataccacttaaaaatgtgcttatgtggctaatgtgtattggttcggataaattacccaccattcttcttTCAtaggtaccctagttgtcacctttttattttgctaataaaaaacattatcaagaaaaaaaaagtcttatttTGAAACATTTTCTTATGTTGTATGATTACGTTGACCAGTTTAAAAGGATGCAAATTACAATCTTAATTTTTAATCATTACCGTTGGTCTAATCCACTAAATCATCTTCCACTATTTTAAGTGATGAAGATAACTAAGGTCGTtaaattaaaactcaaaataatcAACTACTATTCTTTTAGAGGAAAAAATCAACAACTTGCTTCAAAGAAAAAAGCTTCGAATTGCTTTAGGTAAACTTCCTCAATTATTCTTTAACTACCCATGTtccttgtaacaaaaaaaggTACCTAAACTAccacaaagaagaaaaataaaagactttCTATATCTTAATATATAGAATAGCTCTTGTTTTAAATGCATAACACCATGGTACAATTTTATTAAGAATATATCTACTTAGAATTTAATCTCATACACTATCCTTTGTACTAGAAACCTTGTTATCTTGATCCTCTTGGTCATTCGTAACAGAAATTTCTTCAGTAGAATTAGGCTCCTTTTTTAACTCGGTCTCAAACTCCTTTGCTGCCTACAAAGgtttcaaaacaaacaataaagaTTTGCTTCAACTGAATTattaaaaactcattcaaatagGCATATTCAAGCACAAGGTGTGTAACTAGGTTGCAGATAGATATACAAGTTACAAAATTTAATgcgattattttaaaaaatatgatcagCTAAATAGATAAGAAATTGTAAATGTAACTTATCCTAAGAATGAGAAAATGGAACCTGTTGGAAGCTTTTGACGGTTTTGCCGATGCTGCGACCAACTTCAGGCAATTTCTTGGGACCGAAAACAAGAGCAGCAACTCCGGCAATAACAACAAGCTCGGGCACGCCTAATCCAAAGAAGGCGTTGCAAGTAAAACGCTTTGTGCTTCTGGTTCTGGTTCTGGCTTTCTTCAAGAGAAGTGATGTAGTGTTAGAATTGGAAGCTGAGAAGGATAAGTTGGAATAGGATGAAGAGATTGGAAGCCTAGTCCTAGGGAGaatcgaagaagaagaagaaagggaaagtGTTGTCTCcatttttggtttgattctaTTTGCTTGTTTCTGCTAAATGAGTGGATAACAATTATCAATGCCGATGGGAAACACGATTAGTTTGCGGATTGGGTGGGACTGTGTCTAGAGTTTTCAATGGCTCAcccaatatttttatgattacgTACAACATATTTTTGACA is from Medicago truncatula cultivar Jemalong A17 chromosome 1, MtrunA17r5.0-ANR, whole genome shotgun sequence and encodes:
- the LOC25484642 gene encoding sec-independent protein translocase protein TATA, chloroplastic — translated: METTLSLSSSSSILPRTRLPISSSYSNLSFSASNSNTTSLLLKKARTRTRSTKRFTCNAFFGLGVPELVVIAGVAALVFGPKKLPEVGRSIGKTVKSFQQAAKEFETELKKEPNSTEEISVTNDQEDQDNKVSSTKDSV